A region from the Polaribacter sp. Hel1_33_78 genome encodes:
- a CDS encoding S9 family peptidase, with the protein MQRFLIFIIFFISFQIVSSQEQKTAFHSLDVFSLEWASNPQISPDASQIIYRRNGFDIMKDNPKGNLWILNTDGSSHRKLTSREVNESQAKWSPNGDRIAFVSSTDEGSELYMYWVKTGQIAKLSQLEMSPGNITWSPDGKQIAFTMFKAEKPPVIVKMPAKPKGANWAKPARITNRLKHEQDGRGYMKPGFTHIFIIPAQGGTPWQITSDNYNHSGSLSFSPSDNSIYFSANRIEDWEYDFRNSEIYKVNIETKVITVLTSQKGPDFSPKVSPNGNKVAFLGFKDKVQAHQNRILYLMDSNGKNRRAISNNFDNSLSNIAWDREGKGLYCTYDEKGNSKVAYITLNGKISKLADNLGGTTIGRPYASGSYSVANNGTLVYTQTRPEYPSELAVIQDKKRTKLITNLNDDVLGHKILGKTEEVWYKSSFDGRDIQGWIVKPPFYDASKKYPLLVENHGGPILNYGDRFTAEIQLYAAEGYLVFYPNPRGSTSYGEEFANLLYHNYPGQDYNDVMDGVDYLIKKGVVDTHKLYVTGGSAGGIMTAWIIGKNNRFKAAVVVKPVMNWISKTLVADNYFGYANSRYPGQPWENFETYWKFSPLSLVGNIETPTMVMVGMDDLRTPPSESKQLYHALKLRKIETVLVEIPGASHGIARKPSNLISKVSHTLAWFKKYQK; encoded by the coding sequence ATGCAACGTTTTCTAATTTTCATAATATTTTTTATAAGTTTCCAAATTGTATCATCACAAGAACAAAAAACAGCTTTTCACTCTTTAGATGTATTTTCTTTAGAATGGGCATCAAATCCTCAAATATCGCCAGATGCTTCTCAAATTATATACAGAAGAAACGGATTTGATATTATGAAAGATAACCCTAAAGGTAATCTGTGGATTCTTAACACTGACGGTTCTTCACATAGAAAATTAACCTCTAGAGAAGTAAACGAATCACAAGCAAAATGGTCACCAAACGGAGATCGAATTGCCTTCGTAAGTTCTACGGATGAAGGTTCAGAACTCTATATGTATTGGGTTAAAACAGGACAAATTGCTAAACTTTCTCAGTTAGAAATGTCTCCGGGAAATATAACTTGGTCACCCGATGGGAAGCAGATTGCTTTCACCATGTTTAAGGCAGAAAAGCCGCCGGTTATTGTAAAAATGCCAGCAAAGCCAAAAGGTGCTAATTGGGCAAAACCTGCTAGAATTACAAATAGATTAAAACATGAACAGGATGGTAGAGGCTATATGAAACCTGGTTTTACACATATTTTTATAATTCCTGCTCAAGGTGGTACTCCTTGGCAAATAACTAGTGATAATTACAATCATAGTGGTAGTTTGTCTTTTTCACCTAGCGATAACTCTATTTATTTTTCTGCAAATCGTATTGAAGATTGGGAATACGATTTTAGAAATAGTGAAATTTATAAAGTAAACATAGAAACGAAAGTAATCACGGTTTTAACTTCTCAAAAAGGACCAGATTTTTCTCCAAAAGTTTCTCCTAATGGCAATAAAGTAGCTTTTTTAGGATTTAAAGATAAGGTGCAAGCTCATCAAAATAGAATTTTATATTTAATGGATTCTAATGGTAAGAATCGAAGGGCAATTTCCAATAATTTTGACAACAGTCTTTCAAATATTGCTTGGGATAGAGAAGGCAAAGGCTTGTATTGCACCTATGACGAAAAAGGAAATTCAAAAGTAGCTTATATAACCTTAAACGGAAAAATATCAAAACTAGCAGATAATTTAGGAGGCACAACCATAGGAAGACCTTATGCTTCTGGCTCTTACTCTGTTGCTAATAACGGTACTCTAGTTTATACTCAAACAAGACCTGAATATCCATCAGAGCTGGCGGTAATTCAAGATAAAAAAAGAACAAAACTTATTACCAATTTAAATGACGATGTTTTAGGTCATAAAATACTTGGAAAAACAGAAGAAGTTTGGTACAAATCTTCTTTTGATGGAAGAGATATTCAGGGTTGGATTGTAAAGCCACCTTTTTATGATGCGTCAAAAAAATATCCACTTTTGGTTGAAAATCATGGTGGTCCGATTTTAAATTATGGAGACCGTTTTACTGCTGAAATACAGTTATATGCTGCAGAGGGATATTTGGTTTTTTACCCAAATCCGAGAGGAAGTACAAGTTATGGAGAAGAGTTTGCAAATTTATTGTATCATAATTACCCGGGTCAAGATTATAACGATGTAATGGATGGTGTTGATTATTTAATAAAAAAAGGGGTGGTTGATACTCATAAATTATATGTTACAGGAGGAAGTGCAGGAGGTATAATGACCGCTTGGATAATCGGTAAAAACAATCGATTTAAGGCAGCAGTTGTTGTAAAGCCAGTTATGAATTGGATTAGTAAAACACTAGTTGCTGATAACTATTTCGGATATGCGAATTCTCGTTATCCAGGTCAACCTTGGGAAAATTTTGAAACTTACTGGAAGTTTTCTCCATTATCTTTGGTTGGTAATATAGAAACACCAACGATGGTTATGGTAGGTATGGATGATTTACGAACCCCACCAAGTGAATCGAAACAGCTATACCATGCTTTAAAGTTGAGGAAAATTGAAACTGTTTTAGTAGAAATCCCTGGAGCATCTCATGGAATCGCTCGAAAACCGAGTAATTTAATCAGTAAAGTTTCTCATACCTTGGCTTGGTTTAAAAAATATCAAAAATAA